A portion of the Macaca thibetana thibetana isolate TM-01 chromosome 9, ASM2454274v1, whole genome shotgun sequence genome contains these proteins:
- the ZNF25 gene encoding zinc finger protein 25 isoform X1: MNKFQGPVTLKDVIVEFTKEEWKLLTPAQRTLYKDVMLENYSHLVSVGYHVNKPNAVFKLKQGREPWILEVEYPHRGFPEDLWSIHDLEARYRESQAGNSRNGELTKHQKTRTTEKAYECKECGKFFCQKSALIVHQHTHSKGKSYDCDKCGNSFSKNEDLTRHQKIHTRDKTYECKECKKIFYHLSSLSRHLRTHAGEKPYECNQCEKSFYQKPHLIEHQKTHTGEKPFECTECGKFFYVKAYLMVHQKTHTGEKPYECKECGKAFSQKSHLTVHQRTHTGEKPYKCKECGKFFSRNSHLKTHQRTHTGEKPYECKECRKCFYQKSALTVHQRTHTGEKPFECNKCGKTFYYKSDLTKHQRKHTGEKPYECTECGKSFSVNSVLRLHQRTHTGEKPYSCKECGKSFSQKSHFIIHQRKHTGEKPYECQECGETFIQKSQLTAHQKTHTKKRKAEK, encoded by the exons ATGAACAAGTTCCAG GGACCCGTGACATTAAAGGATGTTATTGTGGAATTCACTAAGGAGGAATGGAAGTTACTGACCCCTGCTCAGAGGACTCTGTATAAGGATGTGATGCTGGAAAACTATAGTCACCTGGTCTCAGTGg GTTACCATGTGAATAAGCCAAATGCAGTCTTCAAGTTGAAGCAAGGAAGAGAGCCGTGGATATTAGAAGTAGAATATCCACATCGGGGTTTCCCTG AAGACCTATGGAGTATTCATGATCTAGAAGCAAGATACCGGGAAAGCCAAGCTGGAAATTCAAG GAATGGAGAACTCACAAAACATCAGAAAACTCGTACCACAGAGAAAgcctatgaatgtaaggaatgtgggaagttCTTCTGTCAGAAGTCTGCCCTCATAGTACATCAGCATACTCACTCAAAGGGCAAATCCTATGACTGTGATAAATGTGGGAACTCTTTCTCCAAAAATGAAGACCTCACAAGACATCAGAAAATTCACACGAGAGATAAGACCTATGAGTGTaaagaatgtaagaaaatattttaccacCTATCATCTCTCAGTAGACATCTGAGAACCCAtgcaggagagaaaccctacgaATGTAATCAGTGTGAGAAATCCTTCTACCAGAAACCACATCTCATAGAAcatcagaaaacacacacagggGAGAAACCTTTTGAATGTACTGAATGTGGGAAGTTCTTCTATGTGAAGGCATACCTTATGGTAcatcagaaaacacacacaggggagaaaccctatgagtgtaaggagtgtgggaaagccttttcCCAGAAGTCACACCTCACAGTACATCAGAGAACACACACAGgggagaaaccctataaatgtaaggaatgtgggaaattcTTCTCTAGGAATTCACACCTCAAAACTCATCAGAGaactcacacaggagagaaaccctatgaatgtaaggaatgtagGAAATGCTTCTACCAGAAGTCAGCCCTCACAGTACATCAGCGAACTCACACAGGGGAGAAACCCTTTGAATGTAATAAATGTGGGAAAACCTTTTACTATAAATCAGACCTCACTAAACATCAGAGAAAACACACAGGGGAGAAGCCCTATGAATGCACAGAATGTGGCAAATCTTTCTCTGTGAATTCGGTCCTCAGATTACATCAAAGGACTCACACGGGAGAGAAGCCCTATTCATGCAAGGAATGTGGGAAGTCCTTTTCTCAGAAGTCACATTTTATTATACATCAGAGAAAACACACAGGGGAGAAGCCCTATGAGTGTCAGGAGTGTGGGGAAACCTTTATCCAGAAGTCACAACTCACTGCACATCAgaagacacacacaaagaagagGAAGGCTGAGAAGTAA
- the ZNF25 gene encoding zinc finger protein 25 isoform X2 has product MLENYSHLVSVGYHVNKPNAVFKLKQGREPWILEVEYPHRGFPEDLWSIHDLEARYRESQAGNSRNGELTKHQKTRTTEKAYECKECGKFFCQKSALIVHQHTHSKGKSYDCDKCGNSFSKNEDLTRHQKIHTRDKTYECKECKKIFYHLSSLSRHLRTHAGEKPYECNQCEKSFYQKPHLIEHQKTHTGEKPFECTECGKFFYVKAYLMVHQKTHTGEKPYECKECGKAFSQKSHLTVHQRTHTGEKPYKCKECGKFFSRNSHLKTHQRTHTGEKPYECKECRKCFYQKSALTVHQRTHTGEKPFECNKCGKTFYYKSDLTKHQRKHTGEKPYECTECGKSFSVNSVLRLHQRTHTGEKPYSCKECGKSFSQKSHFIIHQRKHTGEKPYECQECGETFIQKSQLTAHQKTHTKKRKAEK; this is encoded by the exons ATGCTGGAAAACTATAGTCACCTGGTCTCAGTGg GTTACCATGTGAATAAGCCAAATGCAGTCTTCAAGTTGAAGCAAGGAAGAGAGCCGTGGATATTAGAAGTAGAATATCCACATCGGGGTTTCCCTG AAGACCTATGGAGTATTCATGATCTAGAAGCAAGATACCGGGAAAGCCAAGCTGGAAATTCAAG GAATGGAGAACTCACAAAACATCAGAAAACTCGTACCACAGAGAAAgcctatgaatgtaaggaatgtgggaagttCTTCTGTCAGAAGTCTGCCCTCATAGTACATCAGCATACTCACTCAAAGGGCAAATCCTATGACTGTGATAAATGTGGGAACTCTTTCTCCAAAAATGAAGACCTCACAAGACATCAGAAAATTCACACGAGAGATAAGACCTATGAGTGTaaagaatgtaagaaaatattttaccacCTATCATCTCTCAGTAGACATCTGAGAACCCAtgcaggagagaaaccctacgaATGTAATCAGTGTGAGAAATCCTTCTACCAGAAACCACATCTCATAGAAcatcagaaaacacacacagggGAGAAACCTTTTGAATGTACTGAATGTGGGAAGTTCTTCTATGTGAAGGCATACCTTATGGTAcatcagaaaacacacacaggggagaaaccctatgagtgtaaggagtgtgggaaagccttttcCCAGAAGTCACACCTCACAGTACATCAGAGAACACACACAGgggagaaaccctataaatgtaaggaatgtgggaaattcTTCTCTAGGAATTCACACCTCAAAACTCATCAGAGaactcacacaggagagaaaccctatgaatgtaaggaatgtagGAAATGCTTCTACCAGAAGTCAGCCCTCACAGTACATCAGCGAACTCACACAGGGGAGAAACCCTTTGAATGTAATAAATGTGGGAAAACCTTTTACTATAAATCAGACCTCACTAAACATCAGAGAAAACACACAGGGGAGAAGCCCTATGAATGCACAGAATGTGGCAAATCTTTCTCTGTGAATTCGGTCCTCAGATTACATCAAAGGACTCACACGGGAGAGAAGCCCTATTCATGCAAGGAATGTGGGAAGTCCTTTTCTCAGAAGTCACATTTTATTATACATCAGAGAAAACACACAGGGGAGAAGCCCTATGAGTGTCAGGAGTGTGGGGAAACCTTTATCCAGAAGTCACAACTCACTGCACATCAgaagacacacacaaagaagagGAAGGCTGAGAAGTAA